The following DNA comes from Nitrogeniibacter aestuarii.
CCACCCACTTCGCCGGGATTCGCGCCATCTGCGCAAAACCGCCATGGTGTGACACGCCGATATCGAAACTCGTGGCGATGACTTCGTCGCCGGGCTTGAATCGGGCGTCCTGGCTGTCAACAACCACCCCGGAAAGGTCGATGCCGCCGATGCACGGAAAGCGGCGAATGATCTTGCCCTTGCCGGTGGCCGCCAGCGCGTCCTTGTAGTTGATGCTTGAGTAGGCGACGCGAATGAGCACCTCACCAGCATCGAGATCATCAACGCTCAACTGGCGAAAACCCGCGGATACGGATTTGTCATTTTCCTGCTCGATCAGCAAGGCTGTGAAATCGCTCAACCGGTCCATGTGCTTTGTCAGAGGACTAATCCGAAAAGATTATAACGAATTGAGCGGCCCCGTCTGCCCCAGACGCCTGAAATTTAAGTTCTTTGCCCAAACTGACGTAAATCGGGATATCAGCTCTCAGGCCATGGTCATGCTGCGCTTCGATAAGCCACTTCAGTCTCTCGACGCCTACGTCAACTGCTTCTCTCAGGAGCCCATTCCGGTGCTCAAGCGCACCGTGCAGCAGCTCGCCGCCCTGCAGGAGAACGAAGACCGGATCGGCGGCAAGCAGCTCGCCTCGGTCGTACTGAGCGACCCACTGATGACACTCAAGCTGCTCAGCCACCTCGAGCAACACCGGCGCGCGTCTCAGAACCACGACATCACCACGATTGATCGCGCAGTCATGATGATCGGCATCACGCCTTTCTTTCGCATCTTTGCCGACATGCCCACGCTCGAATCGCGCCTTGCCGACGTACCGACAGCGCTCGTGGGAGCCCTCCGGGTGATTGCGCGCGCCCGGCGAGCGTCACACTACGCCCGGGACTGGGCCATTCTTCGCCACGATCTGGATGTTGAGGAAATCACCATTGCCGCGCTGCTGCACGACACGGCCGATGTGCTCTTCTGGTCTTTCGCACCACAACTGACGCAGCGCGTGTACGACATGCTGCGGCGCGACCGCGGCATGCGCAGCGCGCTGGCCCAACGCGAGGTCTTCGGCTTCAGCGCAAACGAAATCCAGCTGGCGCTGGCCAAGGCCTGGCGCATGCCGGATCTGCTGATCACACTCATGAACGGCGCAGACACCAACAATCCTCGCGTGCGCACGGTTCAACTGGCCAACGCCCTGGCACGACACAATGCCAAGGGCTGGCAGAATCCGGCCATTCCGGACGACCTCGAGGCCATTTCAGCCCTGCTGAAAGTCAATCGCAGCCAACTGGTCAAGCACCTGGCGATTCCGCAGGAAGATGCAGAACGGTTGCTTCCGCCTGACGCAGAAACATGACCGATCGTGTCGTGACACTGTCATCACGCCTGACACGCCGGTAAAATCCTGAAACCAACCACTGTCGGAACTCGCCCATGTCCGTGAGCCTGATCGTTTTCCTCGCCATCGCCATTGCCGTCCTTGCCTATGCGGTGGTGATCTACAACAACCTGGTTCGCCTCAAGCACAATATTGCCAAGGCATGGGCCAACATCGACGTACTGCTCAAACAGCGCCATGACGAGCTGCCCAAACTGGTCGAGGTGTGCCGCCAGTACAAGCAGTTTGAAGAAACCACCCTCTCCCGGGTCATCGAGGCGCGCAGCAAGGTCTCCGATGCACGCGCGCGGCGCGACGTCCCGGCGCTGGGCGAAGCTGAGGGCATGCTTCGCATGGGGCTGGGTCAGCTGTTCGCCGTCGCTGAGGCCTATCCCGAACTCAAGGCCAACGAACATTTCATGCAGCTGCAGACACGCATCAGCTCGCTGGAAAATGCCATCGCCGACCGTCGCGAGATGTATAACGAAAGCGTCAACGTGCACAACGTGCGCATCGAACAGTTCCCCGACGTCATCGTGGCCCGCATGTTCGGCTACAGCGAAAAACCCTTGCTCGAGTTTTCAACGGCAGAAAAGGCTGACGTGGATCTGAAGGCCCTGTTCAACGACTGAGGCCATCATGCTCGTCTCGTTGCGCCCCGATAACACCGGGGTGTTTCTCATCACAGCCGCCGGTGTCACCTTCCTCTTCGGGCTCAAGGTGTTTGACGGCCTGTCGATCTGGGCGCTCGGCCCCACCGCACTGATCGGGCTGGTCGGCTGGCTTCGGTCCATTCACCACTCCCGGCTCATACTGGACACCCCCACCTCGCGCGTGGCCTCGGCCGCGCAGGGCTACACCGAACTGTATGGCCACGGCGAACCACTCGACGGCACGCCGCTACTCTCACCACTCAATGGCCTGCCCCTGCTCTGGTATCGCCTCATTATCGAGGAGCGCGAAGGCGAAAAATGGGTTCAGAAAACCGACACCCAGAGTGACGCTTCTTTTTTGCTCCACGACGGCACCGGCACGTGTGCGGTGGACCCGACCGGCGCGGAAATGCTCGTCCACCGCAAAGATGTGGAGGTGCGCGGCGACACCCGATACACCCAGTGGTCGTTCATCAAGCACGATCCCATCTACGTCATTGGCGAATTCGGTACGTTGGGCAGCATCGACCCCACCCACGACACTGCAGCGCAAGTGCGCGAATTGCTTGCCTACTGGAAAGAGGATAAAGCCGCTTTGCTCGCGCGGTTCGACGCAAACGGCGACGGCGAAATCGATGTCGAAGAATGGGAGCAGGCCCGCGCTGAGGCCAAGCGCGAAGTAAGGCAACGACAAGCCGAACTGCATTCAGCGTCGGAAGCG
Coding sequences within:
- a CDS encoding HDOD domain-containing protein; protein product: MLRFDKPLQSLDAYVNCFSQEPIPVLKRTVQQLAALQENEDRIGGKQLASVVLSDPLMTLKLLSHLEQHRRASQNHDITTIDRAVMMIGITPFFRIFADMPTLESRLADVPTALVGALRVIARARRASHYARDWAILRHDLDVEEITIAALLHDTADVLFWSFAPQLTQRVYDMLRRDRGMRSALAQREVFGFSANEIQLALAKAWRMPDLLITLMNGADTNNPRVRTVQLANALARHNAKGWQNPAIPDDLEAISALLKVNRSQLVKHLAIPQEDAERLLPPDAET
- a CDS encoding LemA family protein gives rise to the protein MSVSLIVFLAIAIAVLAYAVVIYNNLVRLKHNIAKAWANIDVLLKQRHDELPKLVEVCRQYKQFEETTLSRVIEARSKVSDARARRDVPALGEAEGMLRMGLGQLFAVAEAYPELKANEHFMQLQTRISSLENAIADRREMYNESVNVHNVRIEQFPDVIVARMFGYSEKPLLEFSTAEKADVDLKALFND
- a CDS encoding EF-hand domain-containing protein, whose product is MLVSLRPDNTGVFLITAAGVTFLFGLKVFDGLSIWALGPTALIGLVGWLRSIHHSRLILDTPTSRVASAAQGYTELYGHGEPLDGTPLLSPLNGLPLLWYRLIIEEREGEKWVQKTDTQSDASFLLHDGTGTCAVDPTGAEMLVHRKDVEVRGDTRYTQWSFIKHDPIYVIGEFGTLGSIDPTHDTAAQVRELLAYWKEDKAALLARFDANGDGEIDVEEWEQARAEAKREVRQRQAELHSASEAHIMRHPGDRRLYLISDLDPSQLGKRYQMWGWIFLAVTLVAFALIIKHVSP